The Methanomicrobia archaeon sequence CCCCTGGCTTCACCACAGCCCGTTACCGGACTGAATGCAAGGTTCAGTTCTGAGGTGGTGGCTAACCGTTCCTCAGGTTGGACTTTCACCAAACTGGATAGCATGGTCTTTCTCGGCGCACCTATGTTGAGGTTTTCAAAGACGTCTCCTTCGGGATCGCACCGCTGAGCGCCAGGGATGCGATGGCCATGTTCAAGGCGGTGAAGGCATACCGGATATTAAGGGGCACGAGAGGCGAGCGCGCTGCCGACATCGGTTCGCTGGTTGACCTGCTCCTGCGGTTCTCGCAGCTCAGCATCGAGTTCCCGGCGATACTCGAGGCCGACCTCAACCCGGTCAAGGTCTTCGCAAAGGGGAAGGGCTGCTGCGCGATCGATTTCAAGCTGGTGCTAGAAGAAAGGAAAAGAGAAGATGAAAAGCTTACTGGTTTCCTCGATTGAGGAGTATTCGGGCAAAAGCGCGGTGATCATCGCACTGGGACAGATACTCAAGGAGCGCGGATTTAGCGTGGGTTACTTCAAGCCATTCGGCATCGGCATCACGCGGATCGGTGATCGATTCGTTGACGAAGATGTGTACAACACCGCCACCGTTCTTCAGACGGGCGATGCGCTCGATGATATCTGTCCGGTCACCCTTGACAAGCCGTACGTGGAATTCGCGCGCTCTGCAGATCTTCCAGAACTGAAGCAGCGCGTACGGGAGTCGTACACACGCGTGGCCGCGGGCAAGGACATCGTGCTTGTGGAAAGTGCCGGCGAGTACAAATTCGGGAAAGCACTGGAACTCTGTGACTTTAACATCGCGTCCATGCTCGATCTAAACATCCTCCTCGTCGTGAAATATACGAGCGATTTCGTCCTCGATAAGATCCTGGCGGCACGCGAACTCCTCGGCGACCGGCTCAGGTTCATCATCTTCAATCAGCTCTCGGGCTATAAGACCGCATACGTCGAGGAGCTCAACGAGCGTTTCTTTAAGCAGAATGGGATAACGCTCCTGGGAACACTGCCCTACAGCCCGCTGCTCGCCGGGCTCTCTGTTCGCGAGATCGCAGACGCCTTGCACGGTGAATGGCTGATCAGGGGCAAGCGGGGAGAAGAGGTAATCATTGAGGAGTTGTTGATCGGAGCGATGTCTCCGCCCGCCGCGCTGAAGTACTTCCGGCGGGTGCGGCACGCGGCACTGATCACGGGCGGCGATCGCGCGGATTTGCAGAATCTCGCACTGGAATCGGGCACTATCGAGTGCTTGCTGCTGACCGGTAATCTGGAACCAGCGGCCACGATCATCGGGCGAGCAGAGGAACTGGGCGTTCCGATCATCCTTGTCGCGGATGATACGCTCACGACGATCGAGCGATTGGATGAAGCGCTGGGTAAAGCGCGAATCCGAGGCGCGGCGAAGGTGAAGAAGGTGAAAGAGCTCGTCGAGCAGTTTGTTGATCTGGACCTACTCATCGCACATGCTGACTGAACGAGTGCGCGCGCGCCTGTGCGGAACCAGCCACAGATTTTTTTATGACTATGACTTTTAATAGAATTGTGCGGGCTAGCCTGGAGGGTTAGGCGTCCTCTGTCACTCGAAATCGCCGATATGCGAGGGGCGAAGCCTGAGGAAGGCTCTGTAGTTGTCAGCTTCAGCTCATGGTTGGACGAGGAAGCACCGCCCTGCGGGGTTGACGGTGGCCTGGCATCAGGCTGGAGGGCCTGGTGCCTTGCCTTTGCCACGGATACCGGTTTAGGCCCGGAAGGGAGCGGACTCACTGTGGGCGTTGGCGCTCGGAGGATAGCGGTGTGGAGAAAGACCATGAGGGTCTGGTTGGCGGCTTAGGGGTCGACCAAGGGCGTGCCCGCACAAACCTTTTCTTTCCAAGAAAAGGTTTATCAAAAGAACGTATTTACCGTTACTGGATCGTTGATTCAAAGAAACGTTTAGATTTTCTTCCTTGTGTTTGCAGAGAAAGTTCAAACCGCTTTTTCCCCGTATAGCCAGACACAAAAACAGTTTCTGGTAAAATGATGTTACAACGATTTTCCAGGGCGATTCTTAGAGCGGTGATGTCTTTGCAACCCCTATTTCCTGATTACAGCTGTGCTAAGTAAGGCCGAGTAATCTCCTTCGCACTTAAAATGGCTCGAAACCTTTGGTGAGCACGCGAACGAGCATCAAAACCGGAATGATCTCCAGACGACCAATCCACATGTTCATGATCAACATTACTTTTCCTGCATATGGCAGCCCCGTGCTGGTGATGCCCGTGGAGAGTCCGACATTGCTCTGCGCCGAGACCACCTCGAAGATCACCTCGTTGAGCGTGTAGCCTGGGATACCCGCAACGGTCAAGACACTCACGCCAACGAGGAGGAAAAGGATCCAGAGAATGATGATCAATTGGCCTCTGCGCCGATGCTATTTATCTCCTCGTCATTGAGCAAGCGCTCACCAAAGCGGAAGGGCTTGATCGCGTTTTTGGGTAACAACGCCTTGACCAGCGACCAGTTGAGCCCTTTCCAGACGATCACTGCTCTGATGAGCTTTATTTCGCCCGCGGTCGAACCTGCTCCACCGCCGATGAGCATCGCCATCCAGACCATGCTGAGCGCTTGACCGGACCACAGATGCACGTTCGCGGTCTGGAAGCCCGTGCAGGTGAGTCCTGAGACGATTTGGAACGGCGAGAAGCGGAGCGCCGCGAACGCCGAGCTATAAAAACCGGTATAGTTCACAATGAATAAGAGGGTGAGTAATACCAGCAAAAGCATGAAAAGAGCACGAATCTGCAGATCTCTGAAAAACGCGCGTACGTCACCTTTGAGCAACTTGTAGTGAACGATAAAGGGAATTGCGCCGAGTATCATCATGGGTATGACGGCGAGTTCGATAAGCGGGCTATCATAAAACGCCATGCTGGTCTCGGTGATGGTGAACCCACCGGTGCCCAGAGCGGTCATGCTGTGGTTTATCGCCTCCCAGAAGCTCATCCCGGCGAAGTAAAAGAGAACGATCGCAACAGCGGTAAGCAGCAGGTAGATCCACCAGATGATCCGCACGGTGGAGATAATACTCGGCCGAATCTTCTCTTCGCGCGCTTCCGCGCGATATAACCGGAAGGCACCCGTT is a genomic window containing:
- a CDS encoding phosphotransacetylase family protein; this encodes MKSLLVSSIEEYSGKSAVIIALGQILKERGFSVGYFKPFGIGITRIGDRFVDEDVYNTATVLQTGDALDDICPVTLDKPYVEFARSADLPELKQRVRESYTRVAAGKDIVLVESAGEYKFGKALELCDFNIASMLDLNILLVVKYTSDFVLDKILAARELLGDRLRFIIFNQLSGYKTAYVEELNERFFKQNGITLLGTLPYSPLLAGLSVREIADALHGEWLIRGKRGEEVIIEELLIGAMSPPAALKYFRRVRHAALITGGDRADLQNLALESGTIECLLLTGNLEPAATIIGRAEELGVPIILVADDTLTTIERLDEALGKARIRGAAKVKKVKELVEQFVDLDLLIAHAD
- a CDS encoding TrkH family potassium uptake protein, coding for MFTNVRIVLVDLGSILMLVGVLMTVLLIVSAAFRELFVVSVLLLTAMVTIGIGALLRLTCRGQKEPQRKHAMITAAIAWLIVPAVSSGLFIFIEGMSPLDSFFEAMSGWTGTGLTMVAHPSSLTHTMQFWRSTMQWVGGVGVIVLMVTILARPGTGAFRLYRAEAREEKIRPSIISTVRIIWWIYLLLTAVAIVLFYFAGMSFWEAINHSMTALGTGGFTITETSMAFYDSPLIELAVIPMMILGAIPFIVHYKLLKGDVRAFFRDLQIRALFMLLLVLLTLLFIVNYTGFYSSAFAALRFSPFQIVSGLTCTGFQTANVHLWSGQALSMVWMAMLIGGGAGSTAGEIKLIRAVIVWKGLNWSLVKALLPKNAIKPFRFGERLLNDEEINSIGAEAN